One Brachyhypopomus gauderio isolate BG-103 chromosome 15, BGAUD_0.2, whole genome shotgun sequence genomic region harbors:
- the LOC143476503 gene encoding GTPase IMAP family member 9-like, giving the protein MAASRRENQAGAVREGQECSTRRCSKFLPPIMEELRLVLVGKTGVGKSASGNTILGRPEFPVDFAAQSVTKQCQRIREMRSSIAVIDTPGLFDTELSESSLTRRLVECIALSSPGPHAFLLVIALGRFTVEEKRAVERIQAIFGEGAARHTMVLFTHGDKLKKEPVEQFIEKAGDVLQGLLRTCGGRYHVFNNESSNRQQVVELFDKVKLMKEENGGAFYTNEMYQQVESAIQRTEDGLRQRYEKELQDKEEMETRLIGMMAELKVKEFDLKDKEEKLQRLQCKYEQVRTDKLQLKRKRLTLRSEAETDNKLSAIIRAFSHKSSSKCATQ; this is encoded by the exons ATGGCAGCGTCGAGACGGGAGAATCAAGCAG GGGCAGTGCGTGAAGGCCAAGAATGTTCCACGAGAAGGTGCAGCAAATTTCTACCACCTATAA TGGAGGAGCTGAGGCTTGTGCTGGTAGGCAAGACTGGAGTTGGGAAGAGTGCCTCTGGGAACACCATTCTGGGCCGGCCCGAGTTCCCAGTGGACTTTGCGGCACAGTCTGTGACCAAGCAGTGCCAAAGGATCCGGGAGATGAGAAGCAGCATCGCAGTCATTGACACGCCCGGCCTTTTCGACACTGAGCTCTCCGAGTCGTCACTGACAAGGCGTCTGGTGGAGTGCATCGCTCTCTCATCTCCGGGTCCCCACGCCTTCCTCCTCGTCATCGCTCTAGGACGCTTCActgtggaggagaagagagctGTAGAACGAATCCAGGCCATCTTTGGAGAGGGGGCAGCCAGGCACACAATGGTGCTCTTCACCCATGGAGACAAACTCAAGAAGGAGCCAGTTGAACAGTTTATTGAGAAGGCTGGGGACGTTCTCCAGGGGCTCCTGAGAACTTGCGGTGGTCGCTACCACGTATTCAACAACGAGAGCTCAAACCGGCAACAGGTAGTGGAGTTGTTCGATAAGGTCAAGCTGATGAAAGAGGAGAACGGGGGCGCGTTCTACACAAATGAAATGTATCAGCAGGTGGAGAGCGCCATCCAGAGGACAGAGGATGGACTGCGACAGAGGTATGAGAAAGAGTTGCAGGAcaaagaggagatggagacgcgGCTGATAGGTATGATGGCCGAGCTGAAAGTGAAAGAGTTTGATCTGAAGGACAAAGAAGAGAAGCTCCAACGACTGCAGTGTAAATATGAACAAGTTCGAACCGACAAACTTCAGCTGAAAAGGAAGCGTTTAACTCTAAGAAGTGAGGCCGAGACAGACAACAAACTGTCAGCCATCATCCGAGCCTTTTCCCACAAGTCCTCCTCAAAATGTGCCACACAGTAA
- the tesk1a gene encoding dual specificity testis-specific protein kinase 2: MFTSIVMDQDETNQEVADPPLHGLHGPNRIRPSSYRALRSAVSSLARIDDFFCEKIGSGFFSEVFKVQHRITGQVMALKMNTLASNKANMLREVQLMNRLCHPNILRFLGVCVHEGQLHALTEYINGGNLEQLLDSDIYLSWVVRMSLSLDIARGLQYLHSKGIFHRDLTSKNCLVRCENGAFTAVVGDFGLAEKIPDYSDGVEKQPLAVVGSPYWMAPEVLRGELYNEKVDVFAYGIILCEIIARIEADPDVLPRTEDFGLDVEAFEHMVGDCPAELLNLAVDCSNMCAESRPSFSDIVVTLETMNRERENAEVPVLLEPVAADESPYRRRSSPCQPGDPRLSRSQSDMLPPAVSPCLGTPVRVNPFSLRQDLNGGRIKLFDTPSKSVISLTFTLPPPPDPCASPPLGGAYALRGPPRRCQSLPCTPELWRPPALFREPDIQGVEGEEREKEVGERGSATGPVGPDGAGQDSGLALDLEMVSLERLEEEEEEEAEVDALWRSEPMDCSSSPDTAEGAHSTTGKPLLSSSSSSSSCRQANGWLTPVSNGPPLLPPIPRLDNNNGLLGAGRPFPWVRLNGYLGHRTQEHLVRPAEQDEVISCPGCCLAGFSFPSVCLRGAPPPRRGVPRRPYRNLNGGETAAATATKGMLCRGSKGLSPPTAACEPGLALPEAQT, from the exons ATGTTTACATCCATCGTTATGGATCAAGATGAGACGAACCAGGAGGTTGCGGATCCCCCTTTGCACGGACTTCATGGGCCCAACCGGATCCGTCCGTCGTCATACCGGGCGCTGCGGAGCGCCGTATCTAGTCTGGCACGAATTGACGACTTTTTCTGTGAGAAGATCGGCTCTGGTTTCTTCTCTGAGGTTTTCAAG GTTCAGCACAGGATCACGGGGCAGGTGATGGCTCTGAAGATGAACACGCTTGCCAGCAACAAAGCCAACATGCTGAGAGAGGTGCAGCTGATGAATCGCCTCTGTCACCCCAACATCCTCAg GTTTTTGGGGGTGTGTGTCCACGAGGGACAACTCCACGCTCTAACTGAG TACATCAACGGGGGCAATCTGGAGCAGTTGCTGGACAGTGACATATACCTGTCGTGGGTGGTGCGGATGAGTCTGTCTCTGGACATCGCTCGGGGGCTGCAGTACCTCCACAGCAAGGGCATCTTCCACCGAGACCTAACttcaaag AACTGTCTCGTGCGGTGTGAGAATGGTGCTTTCACGGCTGTGGTCGGAGACTTTGGTCTGGCGGAGAAAATCCCTGATTACAG TGATGGTGTGGAGAAGCAGCCTCTGGCTGTGGTCGGCTCCCCCTACTGGATGGCTCCAGAAGTACTGAGGGGGGAGCTTTACAATGAGAAG GTGGATGTTTTTGCGTATGGAATCATTCTGTGTGAGATCATTGCCCGTATCGAGGCCGACCCAGATGTGCTCCCGCGAACCGAG GACTTTGGGCTGGATGTGGAAGCCTTTGAACACATGGTGGGAGACTGTCCAGCAGAGCTTCTCAACCTGGCTGTTGACTGCAGcaat ATGTGTGCAGAGAGTCGGCCGTCTTTCTCGGACATTGTCGTCACCCTGGAGACGATgaacagggagagggagaatgcTGAGGTTCCCGTGCTTCTAG AACCTGTTGCCGCTGACGAGAGCCCATACAGGAGGAGGAGTTCGCCGTGTCAGCCGGGCGACCCGCGTCTGTCGAGGAGTCAGTCGGACATGCTGCCTCCCGCCGTGTCACCGTGCCTGGGCACGCCGGTGCGGGTCAACCCCTTCTCCCTCCGCCAGGACCTCAACGGCGGCCGCATCAAGCTCTTCGACACGCCCAGCAAATCGGTCATCTCCCTCACCTTCACCCTGCCCCCGCCCCCGGACCCCTGTGCCTCTCCGCCCCTGGGCGGGGCCTACGCGCTCCGCGGACCGCCCCGCAGGTGCCAGTCCTTGCCTTGCACGCCCGAGCTGTGGCGGCCCCCGGCCCTGTTCCGTGAGCCGGACATCCAGGgcgtggagggggaggagcgaGAGAAGGaggtgggagagagggggagcgcCACGGGGCCGGTGGGTCCGGACGGTGCTGGACAGGACTCTGGCTTGGCCCTGGATCTGGAGATGGTGTCTCTGGAACggttggaggaggaagaggaggaggaggcggaggtGGACGCCTTGTGGCGCTCTGAACCCATGGACTGCAGTAGCTCCCCTGACACAGCAGAGGGTGCCCACAGTACCACAGGAAAACCCCTCCTTAGCAGttcgtcctcttcctcttcctgtcgGCAGGCCAACGGCTGGTTGACGCCCGTTTCTAACGGTCCCCCGCTGCTGCCGCCCATCCCCCGCTTGGACAACAACAACGGCCTCCTGGGAGCCGGGCGCCCGTTTCCGTGGGTGCGACTCAACGGTTATCTCGGCCACCGCACTCAAGAGCACTTGGTGCGCCCTGCCGAGCAGGACGAGGTCATTTCCTGTCCAGGATGCTGCCTGGCAGGCTTCAGCTTCCCGTCGGTGTGCCTGCGtggagccccgccccctcggCGAGGCGTGCCGCGGCGCCCGTACAGGAATCTCAACGGCGGAGAGACGGCAGCCGCCACGGCGACCAAGGGAATGCTGTGTCGAGGATCAAAGGGCCTGTCTCCGCCCACAGCCGCCTGTGAGCCAGGGTTGGCCCTCCCAGAAGCTCAGACATAG
- the LOC143476502 gene encoding GTPase IMAP family member 8-like isoform X1: MMCVLASLLGTMAGASPSIGYQHRFGVVLVGRVGCGKSASGNTILGQGHFISSFGFSAVTKHCTGCYADVCGRRIHVVDTPGLDYPELSTDDLLGDVDFWAPVVHVFLLVVQLGRFTQEQRDVVKKMEEIFGERVRDITVLLFTHGDSLKGSIEEFIHMAGDPLQKIIRTYGNRYHVFHNESDDRDQVTELFRKIDQMRNLNKGRFYTIDEGLCLKIVMVGQAGCGKSTSGNIILGEEKFTPRSFSAEVRRCDWSHGRSCGRGVRVVDTPALDCWKYSPQDLLRDIDWCAPVVHAFLLVIQLGALTQNQQGIVEKMENVYGQRCRDFTVVLFTHGDQLTCSVETLIKEADPSFKQLLARYGDRYHVFNNKASNSDQVRELFMKIDRMRDLNGHRVYIFEESELEQ; the protein is encoded by the exons ATGAtgtgtgtcttggcatcactgcTGGGAACCATGGCAGGGGCTAGTCCCAGTATTG GTTATCAGCACCGTTTCGGCGTGGTGCTGGTGGGCAGGGTGGGCTGTGGAAAGAGCGCCTCAGGTAACACCATCCTGGGACAAGGCCACTTTATCTCCTCCTTCGGTTTCTCTGCTGTAACCAAGCACTGCACGGGTTGTTACGCCGACGTCTGTGGCAGGAGGATCCACGTGGTGGACACGCCCGGCCTGGACTACCCCGAGCTCAGCACGGACGACCTGCTCGGAGATGTTGACTTCTGGGCTCCGGTGGTCCACGTCTTCCTGCTGGTCGTGCAGCTGGGGAGGTTCACACAGGAACAGCGTGACGTGGTGAAGAAGATGGAGGAGATCTTCGGGGAGCGAGTGAGAGACATCACAGTGCTTCTCTTCACCCATGGAGACAGCCTGAAGGGCAGCATTGAGGAGTTCATCCACATGGCAGGAGATCCCCTCCAGAAGATTATTAGGACATATGGAAACAGATACCATGTGTTTCACAATGAGTCTGATGATCGCGATCAGGTaactgagctcttcaggaaaaTTGACCAGATGAGAAACTTGAACAAAGGAAGATTCTACACAATAGACG AAGGTTTATGCCTGAAGATTGTGATGGTGGGACAGGCTGGCTGTGGCAAGAGCACATCAGGAAACATCATCTTGGGCGAGGAGAAATTCACACCACGCAGTTTCAGCGCTGAGGTCCGGCGCTGCGACTGGTCCCACGGCCGGTCCTGTGGAAGAGGCGTCCGCGTGGTGGACACTCCTGCCTTGGACTGCTGGAAGTACTCCCCCCAAGACCTGCTCAGGGACATCGACTGGTGCGCTCCGGTTGTTCATGCGTTTCTTCTGGTCATCCAGCTGGGGGCGCTCACGCAGAACCAGCAGGGCATAGTGGAAAAGATGGAAAACGTATATGGGCAGAGATGCAGAGACTTCACCGTGGTCCTCTTCACTCATGGAGACCAGTTAACGTGCTCAGTGGAAACATTGATAAAAGAAGCGGACCCTTCCTTCAAGCAGCTCCTCGCGAGGTACGGAGACAGATATCACGTCTTCAACAACAAGGCCAGCAACTCTGATCAGGTGAGGGAGCTCTTCATGAAGATTGACAGGATGAGGGATTTAAACGGGCATCGAGTATACATCTTTGAAGAATCAGAACTGGAGCAGTAG
- the LOC143476502 gene encoding GTPase IMAP family member 8-like isoform X2: MMCVLASLLGTMAGASPSIGYQHRFGVVLVGRVGCGKSASGNTILGQGHFISSFGFSAVTKHCTGCYADVCGRRIHVVDTPGLDYPELSTDDLLGDVDFWAPVVHVFLLVVQLGRFTQEQRDVVKKMEEIFGERVRDITVLLFTHGDSLKGSIEEFIHMAGDPLQKIIRTYGNRYHVFHNESDDRDQVTELFRKIDQMRNLNKGRFYTIDGLCLKIVMVGQAGCGKSTSGNIILGEEKFTPRSFSAEVRRCDWSHGRSCGRGVRVVDTPALDCWKYSPQDLLRDIDWCAPVVHAFLLVIQLGALTQNQQGIVEKMENVYGQRCRDFTVVLFTHGDQLTCSVETLIKEADPSFKQLLARYGDRYHVFNNKASNSDQVRELFMKIDRMRDLNGHRVYIFEESELEQ; encoded by the exons ATGAtgtgtgtcttggcatcactgcTGGGAACCATGGCAGGGGCTAGTCCCAGTATTG GTTATCAGCACCGTTTCGGCGTGGTGCTGGTGGGCAGGGTGGGCTGTGGAAAGAGCGCCTCAGGTAACACCATCCTGGGACAAGGCCACTTTATCTCCTCCTTCGGTTTCTCTGCTGTAACCAAGCACTGCACGGGTTGTTACGCCGACGTCTGTGGCAGGAGGATCCACGTGGTGGACACGCCCGGCCTGGACTACCCCGAGCTCAGCACGGACGACCTGCTCGGAGATGTTGACTTCTGGGCTCCGGTGGTCCACGTCTTCCTGCTGGTCGTGCAGCTGGGGAGGTTCACACAGGAACAGCGTGACGTGGTGAAGAAGATGGAGGAGATCTTCGGGGAGCGAGTGAGAGACATCACAGTGCTTCTCTTCACCCATGGAGACAGCCTGAAGGGCAGCATTGAGGAGTTCATCCACATGGCAGGAGATCCCCTCCAGAAGATTATTAGGACATATGGAAACAGATACCATGTGTTTCACAATGAGTCTGATGATCGCGATCAGGTaactgagctcttcaggaaaaTTGACCAGATGAGAAACTTGAACAAAGGAAGATTCTACACAATAGACG GTTTATGCCTGAAGATTGTGATGGTGGGACAGGCTGGCTGTGGCAAGAGCACATCAGGAAACATCATCTTGGGCGAGGAGAAATTCACACCACGCAGTTTCAGCGCTGAGGTCCGGCGCTGCGACTGGTCCCACGGCCGGTCCTGTGGAAGAGGCGTCCGCGTGGTGGACACTCCTGCCTTGGACTGCTGGAAGTACTCCCCCCAAGACCTGCTCAGGGACATCGACTGGTGCGCTCCGGTTGTTCATGCGTTTCTTCTGGTCATCCAGCTGGGGGCGCTCACGCAGAACCAGCAGGGCATAGTGGAAAAGATGGAAAACGTATATGGGCAGAGATGCAGAGACTTCACCGTGGTCCTCTTCACTCATGGAGACCAGTTAACGTGCTCAGTGGAAACATTGATAAAAGAAGCGGACCCTTCCTTCAAGCAGCTCCTCGCGAGGTACGGAGACAGATATCACGTCTTCAACAACAAGGCCAGCAACTCTGATCAGGTGAGGGAGCTCTTCATGAAGATTGACAGGATGAGGGATTTAAACGGGCATCGAGTATACATCTTTGAAGAATCAGAACTGGAGCAGTAG